A DNA window from Treponema primitia ZAS-1 contains the following coding sequences:
- the rpsF gene encoding 30S ribosomal protein S6 — MRQYELTVILPLEEDLSKAGREQLLTDLNANGAEIEKTDEIGDRDLAYELKKRRRGRYVLFTLKLDPAKVAVLDRSFKLNANLLRYLFVNIEE, encoded by the coding sequence ATGCGCCAATATGAATTGACGGTCATTCTTCCCCTGGAAGAAGACCTGAGTAAGGCAGGCCGGGAGCAGTTGCTCACCGATCTGAATGCCAACGGAGCGGAGATCGAGAAAACCGACGAAATCGGGGACCGGGATCTCGCCTACGAATTAAAAAAGCGAAGACGGGGACGGTATGTCCTGTTTACCCTCAAGCTGGATCCGGCAAAGGTTGCCGTTCTGGACCGGAGCTTTAAACTCAACGCTAATCTCCTCAGGTATCTCTTCGTAAATATAGAGGAGTAG
- a CDS encoding RsmD family RNA methyltransferase: protein MRVTGGILKGRQVEVPGGVIRPAMDRMRESVFGALGDLSGQSFLDIFSGSGIIALEAASRGADPVEAVEMDTIKRKTLINNVSISPVRIQCRFMAAELYVRRAQKQFDIIFCDPPFPYKFKWELVGAIAASPLMGPGSRLLIHRPRQDFFDQPPLGLTFEESRTYGRSVVDFFKKF from the coding sequence GTGCGAGTTACCGGCGGCATCCTGAAGGGGCGGCAGGTAGAGGTCCCCGGTGGAGTTATCCGCCCTGCTATGGATCGTATGCGGGAGTCGGTTTTTGGCGCCCTGGGGGATCTTTCCGGCCAATCTTTTCTTGACATTTTTTCCGGGTCCGGAATCATTGCCCTGGAGGCAGCTTCCCGTGGGGCTGACCCGGTGGAAGCGGTAGAAATGGATACGATAAAACGGAAAACGCTGATTAACAATGTATCCATATCTCCCGTAAGGATACAGTGCCGGTTTATGGCGGCTGAACTTTATGTCCGGCGGGCCCAAAAACAATTCGATATTATCTTTTGCGATCCCCCCTTCCCCTATAAGTTCAAATGGGAACTGGTGGGTGCTATCGCCGCCTCCCCGTTGATGGGACCGGGATCCCGGCTTCTTATCCACCGGCCGCGGCAGGATTTTTTTGATCAGCCCCCTCTGGGACTTACATTCGAAGAGTCCAGGACTTACGGACGGTCGGTGGTGGACTTTTTTAAAAAATTTTAG
- a CDS encoding tetratricopeptide repeat protein has protein sequence MSEDVKQVPESILGEESQEVSEISDLSKKGYQFLKEAKITEAMACFEKILMADESNNYALVGMGDAARKRNSFRDAVEYYRRCLAHHPGNNYALFGLADCYKALNQYHKAIEIWEQYLLHDDKNITVLTRVADAYRKVRDFKHSKAVYLRVLEMEDQNPYAIIGLGHLHYDFKEYRDALFYWEKMLEHNKEGVDIRVLTSIGNCHRKLKTFESGIPYFEQALQRDSCNFYALFGLADCYRGLNQQYRSLDYWNRILEQDPRNKVILTRAGDAYRNLNDYDRSMEYYHQALNIEFDTYAVLGLAVVAKTQGKHDEAIESLRRLIQQDPKNYRFYIEIADCWLKKGDKSKAIEFLGEFQKLGIRNTNVTEFMDKLCS, from the coding sequence ATGAGTGAAGATGTTAAACAAGTCCCGGAAAGCATACTTGGGGAAGAGAGCCAGGAAGTTTCAGAAATATCGGATTTGTCAAAAAAGGGATATCAGTTTTTAAAAGAAGCTAAAATAACCGAAGCTATGGCGTGTTTTGAGAAGATCCTTATGGCGGACGAAAGCAACAACTATGCCCTGGTTGGTATGGGAGATGCAGCCCGGAAGCGGAATTCCTTTCGGGACGCGGTGGAGTACTACCGGCGCTGTCTTGCACATCATCCGGGGAATAACTACGCTCTTTTCGGACTTGCGGACTGTTACAAGGCCCTGAACCAGTACCATAAGGCAATAGAAATCTGGGAACAGTACCTCCTCCATGATGATAAAAACATTACCGTCCTGACCCGGGTTGCCGATGCGTACCGGAAGGTCCGGGATTTTAAACATTCCAAAGCGGTATACCTCCGTGTCCTAGAGATGGAGGATCAGAATCCCTATGCTATTATCGGCCTGGGACACCTGCACTACGATTTTAAGGAATACCGGGACGCCCTGTTTTATTGGGAAAAGATGCTGGAACACAACAAGGAAGGGGTAGATATCCGGGTGCTAACCTCTATAGGGAACTGCCACCGGAAGCTTAAGACCTTCGAGAGCGGCATCCCCTACTTTGAGCAGGCCCTGCAGCGGGATTCCTGCAATTTCTATGCCCTTTTTGGGCTGGCGGATTGTTACCGGGGCCTGAATCAGCAGTACCGGTCCCTGGACTATTGGAACCGCATCCTGGAGCAGGATCCCCGGAATAAGGTGATCCTGACCCGGGCGGGGGATGCCTACCGGAACCTCAACGATTATGACCGGTCTATGGAGTATTATCACCAGGCGCTAAACATAGAATTCGATACCTATGCGGTATTGGGGCTTGCGGTGGTGGCAAAAACCCAGGGCAAGCACGATGAAGCCATCGAATCCCTGCGGCGGCTCATACAGCAGGATCCGAAAAACTACCGTTTCTACATAGAAATCGCCGACTGTTGGCTTAAAAAGGGTGATAAAAGTAAGGCTATAGAATTTCTAGGGGAATTCCAAAAACTCGGTATACGGAATACAAACGTTACAGAATTTATGGATAAGCTCTGTTCCTGA